The region TCAATTGGTAAAAAGTAATGAGGTTATTTTCGTAGATGCGGGAACATCAACGGAACAACTTGTAAAATATTTAAATCCTAAAATAGACGTATTGGTTGTTACAAATAGCGTTAACATTGCTAATAATTTATCAGAACGTGAAATTGAAACATATATATTGGGAGGAAAACTAAAACTAAGCACGAGGGCCATTACGGGAATGGAGGTTTTAGAGCAAATTTCAAATTTGAACTTTGATCGAGCATTTATTGGAATTAATGGAGTTACTTTAAAGAATGGATTAACGACACCTGATCCTCAGGAAGCCGAAATCAAGAAAATGGTTTTAAAACATTCAAAGAAAGCATACTGCATGTTAGATTATTCAAAGTTTGATACAACAACCTTTGCAAAGGTTGCAGACGTAGAAGAAGTGGAATTAATTGCAGAAAAGTACCCTGATTGGGTGTTAAATAATCAAAATATTCAATATGTAGAGGTAGATAAATGATTTATACGGTAACTCTGAATCCATCAATTGATTATGTTGTTGAGCTTCCCAAAATACAAATGGGTTTAGTAAATCGATTGGAAAAGACGGTTAAGTTTCCTGGCGGAAAAGGAAT is a window of Pediococcus claussenii ATCC BAA-344 DNA encoding:
- a CDS encoding DeoR/GlpR family DNA-binding transcription regulator yields the protein MKVLTELREQKILQMLNQKKIIRLEELTASTGASIATIRRDVRKLEDQGALVRLHGGVKLIEASLQEEPDFNSKAHAHVDEKVRVGKKAAQLVKSNEVIFVDAGTSTEQLVKYLNPKIDVLVVTNSVNIANNLSEREIETYILGGKLKLSTRAITGMEVLEQISNLNFDRAFIGINGVTLKNGLTTPDPQEAEIKKMVLKHSKKAYCMLDYSKFDTTTFAKVADVEEVELIAEKYPDWVLNNQNIQYVEVDK